One Microscilla marina ATCC 23134 DNA window includes the following coding sequences:
- a CDS encoding protein phosphatase 2C domain-containing protein has translation MKIYSTVKKGELHPVYCEDFLISTFMGESYYLGAVLDGCSSGEDSHFASALMGKLLKKISKGISQEERLLFESPPPSAEKIATQVLQKLFWELRDARKQLGLANTEILSTLILLVYDENLKQAYIMSIGDGIIAIDGKITEIDQENMPDYMAYHLNHSFDQWQQKQEHIFKVDQPKDISISTDGIDTFRTHKTDNPADFSPIEFLLLDNTLESTQNMLSRKVNILQKQYGYLPADDLSILRIKF, from the coding sequence ATGAAAATATATTCAACAGTTAAAAAAGGAGAGCTACACCCTGTATATTGTGAAGATTTTCTCATTAGTACATTTATGGGGGAAAGTTATTATTTGGGAGCGGTGCTCGATGGTTGTTCATCAGGCGAAGATTCTCATTTTGCTTCAGCATTGATGGGCAAATTGCTCAAAAAAATAAGCAAAGGTATTTCTCAGGAAGAACGCTTATTGTTTGAGTCTCCGCCACCTAGTGCCGAGAAAATAGCCACACAGGTGCTTCAAAAATTATTTTGGGAGCTACGCGATGCTCGCAAACAATTGGGGCTTGCCAATACCGAAATTTTATCGACTTTGATTTTGCTGGTGTACGATGAAAACCTCAAGCAAGCTTATATTATGTCTATTGGTGATGGTATAATAGCCATTGATGGCAAAATTACGGAGATAGACCAAGAAAATATGCCTGATTATATGGCGTATCATCTCAACCACAGTTTTGATCAATGGCAGCAAAAGCAAGAACATATTTTTAAGGTAGATCAGCCCAAAGATATTAGTATTTCTACTGATGGCATTGATACTTTTCGCACCCATAAAACAGATAATCCCGCTGATTTTAGCCCAATAGAGTTTTTGTTGCTGGACAATACGCTCGAAAGTACTCAAAATATGCTGAGCCGTAAAGTCAACATCTTACAAAAACAGTATGGTTATTTGCCAGCTGATGATTTGAGTATTCTCAGAATTAAGTTTTAA